In Cyclopterus lumpus isolate fCycLum1 chromosome 17, fCycLum1.pri, whole genome shotgun sequence, a genomic segment contains:
- the zgc:110269 gene encoding probable flap endonuclease 1 homolog, translated as MGITKLADLIRQDAHDAVSHKDISDYTGKVIALDTSVVMNQFRAATPSLSPLAGLFFRTLTFLEHDIKPVFVFDGKPPKEKTAVLEKRAEAAGWRSANRTGIASSQTKDCLHLLKLLGVPVIQAPGDAEALCAWLVREGTVDAVASEDMDTLPFGGNILIRQLNAKKDSEVAEYSLTKLLEKLQISHEEFVDLCILLGCDYCDKIPGLGPKKALTLIQKHRTIENVVLHINRETHPVPHFWKYKEARKIFLDAPQTVAPELTWAEPDEEALVRLLFKVVKEDRVRRRMEKFRKTRQSKREERENEKATGGSRQSRMQDFFRVTRKREQPVAAADPLSSKRKRPKSK; from the exons ATGGGGATCACCAAACTGGCCGATCTGATCCGCCAAGACGCTCACGATGCGGTTTCTCACAAGGACATCAGTGACTACACGG GAAAAGTAATCGCACTGGATACGTCTGTTGTTATGAACCAGTTCCGTGCTGCGACACCGTCACTAAG CCCCCTGGCAGGTCTCTTCTTCCGCACACTCACCTTCCTGGAACACGATATAAAGCCAGTCTTTGTGTTTGACGGGAAGCCTCCAAAGGAAAAGACAGCTGTT CTCGAGAAGCGAGCAGAGGCAGCTGGTTGGAGGTCAGCCAACCGCACAGGCATag CATCATCTCAGACCAAAGATTGTCTCCACCTCCTGAAGCTTCTGGGTGTACCAGTCATCCAG GCTCCAGGGGATGCCGAGGCTCTGTGCGCATGGCTGGTGAGAGAGGGCACTGTGGACGCCGTGGCATCAGAGGACATGGACACGCTGCCATTTGGAGGCAATATTCTAATTCGCCAGTTAAACGCCAAGAAGGACAG TGAGGTGGCTGAATATTCTTTAACCAAGCTGTTAGAGAAACTACAAATTAGTCACGAGGAG TTTGTTGACCTGTGCATTTTGTTGGGCTGTGACTACTGTGACAAGATACCCGGTCTGGGTCCAAAGAAAGCTCTGACATTGATCCAGAAGCACCGAACTATTGAGAATGTGGTTTTGCATATCAACAGAGAG ACCCATCCTGTGCCACATTTCTGGAAGTACAAAGAAGCACGGAAGATATTCTTGGATGCACCGCAAACAGTAGCTCCTGAACTCACCTGGGCAGAGCCAGATGAAGAAGCCTTGGTTAGGCTCCTCTTTAAAGTCGTTAA GGAGGACCGGGTCCGTCGTCGAATGGAGAAGTTCCGTAAGACGCGGCAAAGTAagcgggaggagagggaaaatgAGAAGGCAACAGGAGGTAGCAGGCAGTCTCGCATGCAGGACTTCTTTAGAGTCACCAGAAAGAGGGAGCAG ccCGTGGCTGCTGCAGATCCTTTAAGCAGCAAAAGAAAGAGGCCAAAGTCAAAATAA
- the fbxo36b gene encoding F-box only protein 36b: MAALLTDPLFETSGRAPIANNNFYHFVVTKSHVVWRWWKISPRIVDRYAKPGELKESHQDFLDNQWVQSEVSMVFGHRILQYTKALCQGHYDYLEHLPDTLLLRIINSLELEDVGQLARTSRRFRKLCGSEEFWEQAVQRRCNTVSAEMASLAQVEGWRNIFFTSKLQLQKLISRRRLKAEEHQEGQGSDPDSKAEESPDVMYPDPNPESEAGSDCSVPVSGQLSEDIKSCVVD; encoded by the exons ATGGCGGCCCTTCTGACTGACCCGCTGTTTGAGACGTCTGGACGCGCTCCTATAGCCAATAATAACTTTTATCATTTTGTTGTCACCAAGTCACAT GTGGTCTGGAGATGGTGGAAGATATCTCCGAGGATTGTAGACCGGTATGCCAAGCCCGGGGAGCTGAAGGAGTCTCACCAGGACTTCTTGGACAACCAGTGGGTGCAGA GTGAGGTCAGCATGGTTTTCGGACATCGAATCTTGCAGTACACCAAGGCTTTGTGCCAAGGCCATTATGATTATCTGGAGCACCTGCCGGACACCTTACTTCTGCGGATAATAAATAGTCTAGAACTAGAGGATGTCGGTCAGCTTGCACGAACGTCACGCAGGTTCAGAAAG CTGTGTGGGTCAGAGGAGTTTTGGGAGCAGGCAGTGCAGCGGCGCTGCAACACAGTGTCGGCGGAGATGGCCTCTCTAGCGCAGGTTGAGGGCTGGCGCAACATCTTCTTCACCAGTAAGCTACAGCTGCAGAAGTTGATCAGCCGCAGGAGGCTGAAGGCTGAGGAGCATCAAGAAGGACAGGGCTCTGACCCAGATTCAAAGGCGGAGGAATCTCCTGATGTGATGTATCCTGACCCCAACCCTGAATCAGAGGCTGGCTCTGATTGCAGTGTGCCTGTGTCTGGCCAACTATCTGAGGACATAAAGAGCTGCGTGGTGGACTGA
- the agfg1b gene encoding arf-GAP domain and FG repeat-containing protein 1b isoform X1: MATNAKRKQEETHLKMLREMTSLPANRKCFDCDQRGPTYVNMTVGSFVCTTCSGILRGLNPPHRVKSISMTTFTHQEIEFLQKHSNEVCKHIWLGLYDDRTLVVPDFREPQKVKEFLQEKYEKKRWYVPPDQTRTVASVQASVSGSSASSTGSTPEVQHLKTLQLNKAPLRQSPGRGRSQARSAAQEKKFDLLSDLGGDIFAAPSTQTSSSTNFANFAHFPSQSALQGNSDTNFANFEAFGNTTIPSHLSTSPPSKSFSSGGGVPIPSMSRAVPAQSNHREDRYAALAELDNKLSSSVTSGSNVPGNLFGPVLGSSPAQNPPVLPSMQPGFGAVPSTNPFVAAAVAPEMATNPFQANGRAPAAVALFGTGSMSMPAGFGNASSYCLPTSFSGNFQQQFPGQAPIPYSQPGVYHPQSNGPAFPVYGQNKSSMTPFGQPMAGPGMSNNPFMAGAPGGSFPSGGSTNPFL; encoded by the exons ATGGCGACGAACGCGAAGCGAAAGCAGGAGGAGACTCATTTGAAGATGCTCCGGGAGATGACGAGCCTGCCCGCGAATAGGAAATGCTTCGACTGCGACCAGCGCGGCCCGACCTATGTCAACATGACAGTGGGCTCCTTCGTCTGCACCACCTGCTCGGGCATCTT ACGAGGACTGAACCCCCCACACAGAGTGAAGTCCATCTCTATGACCACATTCACGCATCAGGAAATTGAGTTTCTACAGAAACACAGCAATGAG GTCTGTAAACACATCTGGTTGGGCCTCTATGACGACAGGACATTAGTTGTTCCAGATTTCCGAGAACCTCAGAAAGTAAAAGAGTTCCTTCaggaaaaatatgaaaagaaaagatg GTATGTCCCTCCAGACCAGACAAGAACAGTAGCAAGTGTCCAGGCCTCGGTGTCTGGCTCCTCAGCCAGCAGCACTGGTAGTACCCCAGAAGTCCAACACCTCAAGACCCTGCAGCTCAACAAGGCCCCATTGCGCCAG TCACCAGGGCGCGGTCGTTCCCAGGCTCGTAGCGCTGCTCAGGAGAAGAAGTTTGACTTGCTCTCAGACCTGGGAGGAGACATCTTTGCTGCTCCATCTACTCAAACTTCCAGCTCCACAAACTTTGCCAACTTTGCACATTTTCCAAGCCAGTCAG CACTTCAGGGTAATTCAGATACCAACTTTGCCAACTTTGAGGCATTTGGGAACACTACAATTCCATCCCACCTGAGCACGTCCCCCCCCTCAAAGTCCTTTTCATCAG GGGGAGGTGTGCCAATCCCATCAATGTCTCGTGCCGTCCCTGCCCAGTCTAACCATAGAGAGGATCGCTATGCTGCTCTGGCTGAGTTGGACAACAAGCTTAGCTCCTCTGTTACCTCAGGCAGCAATGTGCCAGG GAACTTATTTGGACCAGTGCTTGGTTCATCGCCAGCCCAGAATCCACCTGTGTTACCCAGCATGCAGCCTGGCTTTGGAG CCGTCCCATCCACAAATCCCTTTGTTGCTGCAGCTGTTGCCCCGGAGATGGCCACCAACCCTTTCCAGGCCAATGGCAGAGCTCCAgccgcag TAGCCTTGTTTGGCACTGGCTCTATGAGCATGCCCGCCGGCTTTGGGAATGCATCTTCCTACTGCCTCCCGACCAGTTTCAGCGGAAACTTCCAGCAGCAATTCCCTGGCCAGGCTCCCATCCCTTACTCTCAACCTGGGGTCTACCACCCTCAGTCCAATG GCCCTGCATTCCCAGTCTACGGTCAGAACAAGTCGTCCATGACGCCCTTTGGGCAGCCCATGGCTGGCCCTGGCATGTCCAATAACCCATTCATG GCTGGAGCCCCAGGCGGGTCGTTCCCTTCAGGGGGTTCAACCAACCCATTCCTGTAG
- the agfg1b gene encoding arf-GAP domain and FG repeat-containing protein 1b isoform X2 — MATNAKRKQEETHLKMLREMTSLPANRKCFDCDQRGPTYVNMTVGSFVCTTCSGILRGLNPPHRVKSISMTTFTHQEIEFLQKHSNEVCKHIWLGLYDDRTLVVPDFREPQKVKEFLQEKYEKKRWYVPPDQTRTVASVQASVSGSSASSTGSTPEVQHLKTLQLNKAPLRQSPGRGRSQARSAAQEKKFDLLSDLGGDIFAAPSTQTSSSTNFANFAHFPSQSALQGNSDTNFANFEAFGNTTIPSHLSTSPPSKSFSSGGGVPIPSMSRAVPAQSNHREDRYAALAELDNKLSSSVTSGSNVPGNLFGPVLGSSPAQNPPVLPSMQPGFGAVPSTNPFVAAAVAPEMATNPFQANGRAPAAALFGTGSMSMPAGFGNASSYCLPTSFSGNFQQQFPGQAPIPYSQPGVYHPQSNGPAFPVYGQNKSSMTPFGQPMAGPGMSNNPFMAGAPGGSFPSGGSTNPFL, encoded by the exons ATGGCGACGAACGCGAAGCGAAAGCAGGAGGAGACTCATTTGAAGATGCTCCGGGAGATGACGAGCCTGCCCGCGAATAGGAAATGCTTCGACTGCGACCAGCGCGGCCCGACCTATGTCAACATGACAGTGGGCTCCTTCGTCTGCACCACCTGCTCGGGCATCTT ACGAGGACTGAACCCCCCACACAGAGTGAAGTCCATCTCTATGACCACATTCACGCATCAGGAAATTGAGTTTCTACAGAAACACAGCAATGAG GTCTGTAAACACATCTGGTTGGGCCTCTATGACGACAGGACATTAGTTGTTCCAGATTTCCGAGAACCTCAGAAAGTAAAAGAGTTCCTTCaggaaaaatatgaaaagaaaagatg GTATGTCCCTCCAGACCAGACAAGAACAGTAGCAAGTGTCCAGGCCTCGGTGTCTGGCTCCTCAGCCAGCAGCACTGGTAGTACCCCAGAAGTCCAACACCTCAAGACCCTGCAGCTCAACAAGGCCCCATTGCGCCAG TCACCAGGGCGCGGTCGTTCCCAGGCTCGTAGCGCTGCTCAGGAGAAGAAGTTTGACTTGCTCTCAGACCTGGGAGGAGACATCTTTGCTGCTCCATCTACTCAAACTTCCAGCTCCACAAACTTTGCCAACTTTGCACATTTTCCAAGCCAGTCAG CACTTCAGGGTAATTCAGATACCAACTTTGCCAACTTTGAGGCATTTGGGAACACTACAATTCCATCCCACCTGAGCACGTCCCCCCCCTCAAAGTCCTTTTCATCAG GGGGAGGTGTGCCAATCCCATCAATGTCTCGTGCCGTCCCTGCCCAGTCTAACCATAGAGAGGATCGCTATGCTGCTCTGGCTGAGTTGGACAACAAGCTTAGCTCCTCTGTTACCTCAGGCAGCAATGTGCCAGG GAACTTATTTGGACCAGTGCTTGGTTCATCGCCAGCCCAGAATCCACCTGTGTTACCCAGCATGCAGCCTGGCTTTGGAG CCGTCCCATCCACAAATCCCTTTGTTGCTGCAGCTGTTGCCCCGGAGATGGCCACCAACCCTTTCCAGGCCAATGGCAGAGCTCCAgccgcag CCTTGTTTGGCACTGGCTCTATGAGCATGCCCGCCGGCTTTGGGAATGCATCTTCCTACTGCCTCCCGACCAGTTTCAGCGGAAACTTCCAGCAGCAATTCCCTGGCCAGGCTCCCATCCCTTACTCTCAACCTGGGGTCTACCACCCTCAGTCCAATG GCCCTGCATTCCCAGTCTACGGTCAGAACAAGTCGTCCATGACGCCCTTTGGGCAGCCCATGGCTGGCCCTGGCATGTCCAATAACCCATTCATG GCTGGAGCCCCAGGCGGGTCGTTCCCTTCAGGGGGTTCAACCAACCCATTCCTGTAG
- the agfg1b gene encoding arf-GAP domain and FG repeat-containing protein 1b isoform X3 — protein MTTFTHQEIEFLQKHSNEVCKHIWLGLYDDRTLVVPDFREPQKVKEFLQEKYEKKRWYVPPDQTRTVASVQASVSGSSASSTGSTPEVQHLKTLQLNKAPLRQSPGRGRSQARSAAQEKKFDLLSDLGGDIFAAPSTQTSSSTNFANFAHFPSQSALQGNSDTNFANFEAFGNTTIPSHLSTSPPSKSFSSGGGVPIPSMSRAVPAQSNHREDRYAALAELDNKLSSSVTSGSNVPGNLFGPVLGSSPAQNPPVLPSMQPGFGAVPSTNPFVAAAVAPEMATNPFQANGRAPAAVALFGTGSMSMPAGFGNASSYCLPTSFSGNFQQQFPGQAPIPYSQPGVYHPQSNGPAFPVYGQNKSSMTPFGQPMAGPGMSNNPFMAGAPGGSFPSGGSTNPFL, from the exons ATGACCACATTCACGCATCAGGAAATTGAGTTTCTACAGAAACACAGCAATGAG GTCTGTAAACACATCTGGTTGGGCCTCTATGACGACAGGACATTAGTTGTTCCAGATTTCCGAGAACCTCAGAAAGTAAAAGAGTTCCTTCaggaaaaatatgaaaagaaaagatg GTATGTCCCTCCAGACCAGACAAGAACAGTAGCAAGTGTCCAGGCCTCGGTGTCTGGCTCCTCAGCCAGCAGCACTGGTAGTACCCCAGAAGTCCAACACCTCAAGACCCTGCAGCTCAACAAGGCCCCATTGCGCCAG TCACCAGGGCGCGGTCGTTCCCAGGCTCGTAGCGCTGCTCAGGAGAAGAAGTTTGACTTGCTCTCAGACCTGGGAGGAGACATCTTTGCTGCTCCATCTACTCAAACTTCCAGCTCCACAAACTTTGCCAACTTTGCACATTTTCCAAGCCAGTCAG CACTTCAGGGTAATTCAGATACCAACTTTGCCAACTTTGAGGCATTTGGGAACACTACAATTCCATCCCACCTGAGCACGTCCCCCCCCTCAAAGTCCTTTTCATCAG GGGGAGGTGTGCCAATCCCATCAATGTCTCGTGCCGTCCCTGCCCAGTCTAACCATAGAGAGGATCGCTATGCTGCTCTGGCTGAGTTGGACAACAAGCTTAGCTCCTCTGTTACCTCAGGCAGCAATGTGCCAGG GAACTTATTTGGACCAGTGCTTGGTTCATCGCCAGCCCAGAATCCACCTGTGTTACCCAGCATGCAGCCTGGCTTTGGAG CCGTCCCATCCACAAATCCCTTTGTTGCTGCAGCTGTTGCCCCGGAGATGGCCACCAACCCTTTCCAGGCCAATGGCAGAGCTCCAgccgcag TAGCCTTGTTTGGCACTGGCTCTATGAGCATGCCCGCCGGCTTTGGGAATGCATCTTCCTACTGCCTCCCGACCAGTTTCAGCGGAAACTTCCAGCAGCAATTCCCTGGCCAGGCTCCCATCCCTTACTCTCAACCTGGGGTCTACCACCCTCAGTCCAATG GCCCTGCATTCCCAGTCTACGGTCAGAACAAGTCGTCCATGACGCCCTTTGGGCAGCCCATGGCTGGCCCTGGCATGTCCAATAACCCATTCATG GCTGGAGCCCCAGGCGGGTCGTTCCCTTCAGGGGGTTCAACCAACCCATTCCTGTAG
- the LOC117746643 gene encoding mitochondrial fission factor homolog A-like encodes MSGPFATPSAEVAQMNRIHFELEYTEGISQRMRIPETLKVASENQTGSMSLQHPFPIHTTLMQVPERIIIAGDDGDLQFSRPRDLDLIQSVPPMDLLSMKAPPRILTLSEQPLDSLETEQTPTSQSNPIHAVHFHARSRRERSASENMSGRHSGHIVRGDMNVTPSPSAPPVRLCPPLCSPEDANINLFTAVGFLTYIQSTTRRAYQQVLEVLDDTHRRTHLDLALDINPDESGLVDASSLRRQIVKLNRRLQLLEEENKERAKREVIMYSATVAFWLINTWIWLRR; translated from the exons ATGAGTGGGCCATTTGCCACCCCGTCTGCGGAGGTGGCTCAGATGAACCGCATCCATTTTGAGTTGGAGTACACAGAGGGAATCAGCCAGCGCATGCGGATCCCTGAGACCCTCAAGGTTGCCTCGGAGAACCAGACGGGGTCCATGTCACTTCAGCATCCCTTCCCCATACACACAACTCTGATGCAGGTGCCAGAAAGAATCATCATAGCAG GTGATGATGGGGACCTTCAATTTTCTCGTCCACGAGACTTGGACCTAATTCAATCCGTCCCTCCCATGGACCTTCTGAGCATGAAGGCCCCGCCACGTATCCTCACTCTATCAGAGCAGCCACTGGACTCCCTTGAAACTGAACAAACTCCCACTTCACAGAGCAATCCCATCCATGCT GTCCACTTTCATGCTCGGTCTCGGCGGGAACGCAGTGCCAGTGAGAACATGTCTGGCCGCCATAGCGGTCATATTGTCAGAGGTGATATGAA TGTAACCCCTTCCCCTTCTGCCCCCCCAGTCCGGTTGTGTCCCCCCCTCTGTTCCCCTGAGGATGCTAACATCAACCTGTTTACGGCTGTGGGGTTCCTGACTTATATCCAGTCAACAACACGCCGGGCATACCAGCAGGTCCTCGAAGTGCTGGATGACACACACCGCAG GACACACCTGGACCTGGCTCTGGATATAAACCCTGATGAGTCTGGCTTAGTGGACGCTTCCTCGCTACGACGACAG ATTGTGAAGTTGAACCGGCGTCTGCAGCTGCTtgaggaagaaaacaaagaacGCGCCAAGCGAGAAGTGATCATGTATTCTGCTACAGTGGCATTCTGGCTAATTAACACCTGGATCTGGCTCCGTCGCTAA